Genomic window (Candidatus Dadabacteria bacterium):
CGCAGCGCGCGCAGTACTTTATCTCTACCATTTAGCCTTTACCCCCTCGCCCGAGGCGCTCACGCAAAGCCGCCTCCACAGTTGATTATAAAGGCAAACGAGATATACTCAAAGGCAAGGGAAGCTTTTCCCCGAATCGAACTTTTTCCCGAAGAGAGGCCAAAGAAAATGAAAACCGGAATCCTGCTCGCAACACTTGTCTTTTCCTGCGCGCTCTTTCTCGCGCCCCACGCTTCCCGGGCTGCCGACAGCGCGAAGGGACAAGAAATCTACAATGTCTACTGCGCTACCTGCCACGGCCTCACGGGGCTTGGCGACGGAGTCGCGGCCGCCGCTCTTGACCCCAAGCCGAGGGACCTCTCGAGCGCCGCGATCCTCGAGACCTATACGGACGAGTACCTGGTTAACGTGATAACAAACGGCGGAGCGGCGGTCGGCAAGTCCCCGATGATGACCGCCTGGGCCGGGATAATAAGCCCCGAGGACATAGACAACCTGGTGGCGCACATAAGGCAGAAC
Coding sequences:
- a CDS encoding cytochrome c, which encodes MKTGILLATLVFSCALFLAPHASRAADSAKGQEIYNVYCATCHGLTGLGDGVAAAALDPKPRDLSSAAILETYTDEYLVNVITNGGAAVGKSPMMTAWAGIISPEDIDNLVAHIRQN